A window of the Candidatus Zixiibacteriota bacterium genome harbors these coding sequences:
- a CDS encoding NmrA/HSCARG family protein, whose protein sequence is MDKKTILVTGATGWQGGSVARFLLKDGKFHLRALTRKPDSETARELSKLGVEIFKGDLSDINMIRPAVKDCYGVFGVTNFWEHFDKEYEHGMNLMRAVKEAGVKHYVFSSLPHPKSFGYNNPVPHFEIKAQVEEAIRKEGIPATFIHVAFYYENFLFFVMPQKNGDSTFSYGFPQGDTLLAGASAGDVGGVVTQIFDRPEEFIGRTVGVVGDDLKAADYIEIMSRHVGKKIVFNHIPREVFAKFDFPGAEDVANMFDLNRLHIPNRQKDIEESRRLYPGMKRFETWVMENKGKLEKVFSG, encoded by the coding sequence ATGGATAAGAAAACGATTCTGGTGACGGGGGCTACCGGATGGCAGGGAGGGAGTGTGGCGAGGTTCCTGCTAAAGGATGGAAAGTTTCATCTGCGGGCGTTGACCCGCAAGCCGGACTCCGAAACCGCTCGGGAATTAAGCAAACTGGGGGTTGAAATATTCAAAGGAGACCTCTCTGACATCAACATGATTCGCCCGGCGGTAAAAGACTGCTACGGCGTTTTCGGCGTCACCAATTTCTGGGAGCATTTCGATAAAGAGTACGAGCACGGAATGAACTTGATGAGAGCGGTAAAGGAAGCCGGCGTGAAACATTATGTATTCAGTTCGCTGCCGCATCCGAAATCGTTCGGATATAATAACCCGGTGCCGCATTTTGAAATCAAAGCGCAAGTGGAGGAGGCGATTAGAAAAGAAGGAATACCGGCTACGTTTATTCATGTCGCCTTCTATTATGAGAATTTTCTGTTTTTTGTGATGCCGCAGAAAAACGGCGACAGCACCTTCTCTTATGGATTTCCGCAGGGGGATACGCTCTTAGCGGGGGCATCGGCCGGCGATGTCGGCGGAGTGGTGACCCAGATTTTCGACCGACCGGAAGAATTTATAGGCCGAACGGTAGGGGTAGTCGGCGACGACCTGAAAGCGGCCGATTATATCGAAATAATGAGCCGTCATGTCGGAAAGAAGATTGTCTTCAATCATATCCCCAGAGAGGTCTTTGCCAAGTTCGATTTTCCCGGGGCGGAGGATGTCGCCAATATGTTCGACTTGAACCGTCTTCATATTCCCAATCGCCAGAAAGATATTGAAGAGAGCCGCCGCCTCTATCCCGGGATGAAGAGGTTTGAAACCTGGGTGATGGAAAATAAAGGGAAATTGGAGAAGGTCTTCAGCGGCTGA